Proteins from a single region of Candidatus Paceibacterota bacterium:
- a CDS encoding CvpA family protein, with the protein MSIDQLPINFFDLVLIVVLMTGIYRGRKHGMSEELLSLLTWLGIVFGCAFLYQPGAQLIGEFTSLFGQLTCYLLAYVIGALLVVMLFIGIKRALGGKLLGSDVFGRAEYYLGMGSGLVRFSCILLAVLALLNARYFSPTEVRAMEKFQNDLYGSNFFPTLHTVQATVFDKSLTGPWIKENLGFLLIKPTEPEDRQLHQKEFVIPGAY; encoded by the coding sequence ATGAGTATTGATCAATTGCCAATAAACTTCTTTGATTTGGTGCTAATCGTCGTGCTGATGACGGGCATTTACCGGGGCCGCAAGCATGGGATGTCGGAAGAGCTGCTGAGCCTGCTGACATGGCTGGGAATTGTCTTCGGCTGTGCGTTCCTCTACCAACCTGGCGCGCAGCTCATTGGGGAATTCACCAGCCTGTTTGGTCAACTGACCTGTTACCTGCTCGCCTACGTAATCGGGGCGCTGCTGGTAGTGATGTTGTTTATCGGGATAAAACGCGCGTTGGGAGGGAAATTGCTGGGCAGCGATGTTTTCGGACGTGCCGAGTACTACTTAGGCATGGGCTCGGGTTTGGTGCGGTTTAGCTGTATCCTGCTGGCTGTGCTGGCGCTCTTGAACGCCCGCTACTTCAGCCCCACCGAAGTAAGGGCGATGGAGAAGTTCCAGAATGACTTGTACGGCAGCAATTTCTTTCCCACACTCCACACCGTGCAGGCGACCGTCTTCGACAAGTCGCTCACCGGGCCCTGGATTAAGGAGAATCTGGGCTTCCTGTTGATCAAACCGACCGAACCCGAAGACAGGCAGCTCCACCAAAAGGAATTCGTCATTCCTGGGGCCTATTAG
- the rpsO gene encoding 30S ribosomal protein S15, with the protein MEAKAKTIDGFRLHEQDTGSADVQIALLTQRINHLTEHLQKNNKDHGSRRGLLMMVGKRRRLLDYLHTVDANRYQAVTKKLKLRK; encoded by the coding sequence ATGGAAGCGAAGGCGAAAACGATTGATGGTTTCAGGCTGCATGAGCAGGATACCGGCTCGGCGGATGTGCAAATCGCGTTGCTCACGCAACGCATCAACCACCTGACCGAGCACCTGCAAAAGAACAACAAGGACCACGGCTCCCGCCGCGGGCTGCTGATGATGGTCGGCAAGCGGCGCCGCTTGCTGGATTACCTGCATACCGTGGACGCAAACCGCTACCAGGCCGTTACCAAGAAGCTCAAGTTGCGCAAGTAA
- the pnp gene encoding polyribonucleotide nucleotidyltransferase, with amino-acid sequence MSEKATVLVGDKQLIVETGKLAKQADGAVTVQLGETIVIVAAVAATKAKPGQEFFPLTVDYREKAASAGKFPGGYFKREGRPTEKEILTSRLIDRPIRPLFPKGWYNEVQVQCIVLSADGENDPDMLAVLGASAALMVSDIPWAGPLGGVRVGRVGGQFVANPTHSQMLESDLDLVYVGNESDLVMYEGSAKEISEADFNAALKFGQEAIQPAIAAQKELAARAGKPKRQITLNVVPDDILKEAKSLAGDRIITALLTPGKLAREGAVAAITEEVGKKLVEKFGEEKVTEFVLKDAFYYIQKEAVRGLIMNQGKRLDGRDFETVRPIVSEVGMLPRAHGSAMFQRGETQAMTLCTLGTGEDAQEFDAYTGGATEKKFILHYNFPNFSVGETGRISGPGRREIGHGALAERSLEPMVPVATYPYSVRITAEIMESNGSSSMATVCGGCLALMDAGVPMIRPVGGVSIGLCTEHDAQNKIASYKLLTDIIGWEDAFCDMDCKIAGTEKGITGFQLDLKLPGIPHSIMAEAVEKARVARLHVLAEMAKTLSAPRSEISKYAPRITTVKINPEKIGLLIGPGGKNIKKLVEESGCEINIDDDGTVNIYSVSAEGMKIAVDAITGMTAEAEINKIYRGKVVTIKEFGAFVEFLPGKDGLVHISELANFRVKQTEDIVKLGDEIWVKCLGVDEKGRVRLSRRAAMAERDQQMGGAPAEGAPTDQGDQPAEGADQGQPREGGEPRGDRGDYRGGERGERRGGDRGPRRDRGGRHGRPDRR; translated from the coding sequence ATGTCAGAAAAAGCCACAGTCCTCGTGGGGGACAAGCAACTCATTGTTGAAACCGGAAAACTCGCCAAACAAGCCGACGGTGCTGTAACTGTTCAACTGGGCGAGACCATTGTCATCGTCGCGGCGGTCGCTGCTACCAAGGCCAAACCAGGCCAGGAGTTCTTTCCGCTAACGGTGGATTATCGCGAAAAGGCGGCATCGGCTGGCAAATTCCCCGGCGGCTACTTCAAGCGCGAAGGTCGCCCGACGGAAAAGGAGATCCTTACCTCTCGCCTCATTGACCGGCCCATTCGGCCGCTGTTTCCCAAGGGATGGTATAACGAAGTCCAGGTCCAATGCATCGTCCTGAGCGCCGACGGCGAAAACGACCCCGATATGTTGGCGGTCCTGGGGGCATCTGCCGCCCTGATGGTCAGCGACATTCCCTGGGCCGGCCCGTTGGGCGGGGTGCGGGTCGGGCGCGTTGGCGGTCAGTTTGTCGCCAATCCCACTCACAGCCAGATGCTCGAAAGCGACCTGGACTTGGTCTACGTCGGCAATGAATCGGACCTCGTAATGTATGAGGGCTCGGCCAAGGAAATCAGCGAGGCGGACTTCAACGCGGCCCTCAAGTTTGGGCAGGAGGCAATCCAGCCGGCTATCGCAGCCCAAAAGGAATTGGCGGCTCGCGCCGGCAAGCCCAAGCGCCAGATCACTCTCAACGTAGTTCCCGACGATATCCTCAAGGAAGCCAAATCGTTGGCGGGCGACCGGATCATCACCGCCCTGCTCACGCCCGGCAAACTCGCTCGCGAAGGGGCGGTTGCGGCTATCACCGAGGAGGTCGGCAAGAAACTCGTCGAGAAGTTTGGCGAGGAGAAGGTGACCGAGTTTGTGCTTAAGGACGCGTTCTACTATATCCAGAAGGAGGCGGTTCGCGGCCTGATTATGAACCAGGGCAAGCGCCTGGATGGCCGCGACTTTGAGACGGTCCGGCCCATCGTCAGCGAGGTTGGCATGCTGCCGCGAGCGCACGGCTCCGCCATGTTCCAGCGCGGCGAAACCCAAGCCATGACGCTGTGTACGCTCGGCACGGGCGAGGATGCTCAGGAATTCGATGCCTACACCGGCGGCGCGACTGAGAAGAAATTCATCCTGCACTACAATTTCCCGAACTTCTCCGTCGGCGAGACCGGGCGCATCAGCGGTCCGGGCAGGAGGGAGATCGGGCACGGCGCCCTGGCCGAACGCTCGCTTGAACCCATGGTCCCGGTAGCGACTTACCCCTATTCTGTCCGCATCACCGCCGAGATCATGGAGTCCAACGGCTCCTCCTCGATGGCGACGGTGTGCGGCGGCTGCCTGGCGCTCATGGACGCAGGTGTGCCGATGATCCGACCAGTGGGCGGTGTCAGCATCGGCCTATGCACCGAGCATGATGCCCAGAACAAGATCGCGAGCTACAAGCTGCTGACCGACATCATCGGCTGGGAAGACGCATTCTGCGACATGGACTGCAAGATCGCCGGCACCGAGAAAGGCATTACTGGCTTCCAGCTTGACCTCAAGCTGCCGGGCATTCCGCATAGCATTATGGCCGAGGCGGTGGAAAAGGCGCGCGTGGCGCGATTGCACGTGCTGGCGGAGATGGCCAAGACCCTGTCCGCCCCGCGCTCGGAGATCAGCAAGTATGCGCCGCGCATCACGACGGTGAAGATCAACCCTGAGAAAATCGGCCTGCTCATCGGCCCCGGCGGCAAGAACATCAAGAAGCTCGTCGAGGAATCTGGTTGTGAAATCAACATTGATGACGATGGCACCGTCAACATCTACTCAGTCTCCGCCGAGGGGATGAAGATTGCCGTTGATGCCATTACGGGCATGACCGCCGAAGCCGAAATCAACAAGATCTACCGCGGCAAGGTCGTCACCATCAAAGAGTTTGGCGCGTTTGTTGAATTTCTGCCGGGTAAGGATGGCCTGGTGCACATCAGCGAGCTGGCCAACTTCCGTGTCAAACAGACTGAAGACATTGTCAAACTCGGCGACGAAATCTGGGTCAAATGCCTCGGCGTGGATGAAAAGGGCCGCGTGCGGCTATCCCGCCGGGCTGCCATGGCGGAACGCGACCAGCAAATGGGCGGCGCCCCCGCCGAGGGTGCCCCAACCGACCAGGGCGACCAGCCCGCCGAGGGGGCCGATCAGGGCCAACCTCGTGAAGGCGGCGAGCCGCGCGGCGACCGCGGCGACTACCGTGGTGGCGAGCGTGGCGAGCGCCGAGGGGGCGACCGCGGACCGCGGCGGGACCGCGGCGGACGGCACGGTCGGCCCGACCGGAGATAA
- a CDS encoding response regulator, whose product MMAKKVLVVEDDKVTQKLIADTLRSAGYEVATAYDGATAVASAREHEPDLVTLDIQLAKNSPSDSWDGFSVATWLRRMGVSKLKPAIIVVSGLDPGNIIESAAEVGAYTFLPKPFTKQKLLDVVAAALKTAAEATQHQPEPPGPT is encoded by the coding sequence ATGATGGCCAAAAAAGTACTGGTAGTCGAAGATGACAAAGTCACGCAGAAGCTGATCGCGGACACTCTAAGGTCCGCAGGCTACGAAGTCGCAACGGCCTACGATGGCGCCACCGCGGTTGCAAGCGCTCGGGAACACGAGCCGGACTTGGTTACCTTGGACATCCAACTGGCCAAGAATTCGCCCAGTGATTCCTGGGACGGATTCAGCGTGGCTACCTGGTTGCGGCGGATGGGCGTCAGCAAGTTGAAACCCGCGATTATCGTGGTTTCCGGGCTGGACCCGGGCAACATCATCGAGAGTGCCGCTGAAGTCGGCGCGTACACTTTCCTGCCCAAGCCGTTCACCAAGCAAAAACTGCTGGATGTTGTCGCCGCGGCGCTGAAAACAGCAGCCGAGGCTACCCAGCATCAGCCCGAACCGCCAGGTCCGACCTGA
- a CDS encoding ATP-dependent helicase, with protein MSREYVLQPFRAPVHLQIDYARELNAQQYAAVTAPPGPALVIAGAGSGKTRTLTYRVAYLLEQGISPERVLLLTFTNKAAKEMMRRVADLLGQELASLWGGTFHSIGNRVLRRHAELLGYQRDFSIMDREDAKHLITTCVAESDVDIKATRFPKAEVLGDIFSLAVNTHQTTAEVLSRHYGYFEQLAAQITGIQQRYAARKRATNAMDFDDLLSLWLRLMQEQEEVREQYQRRFQFILVDEYQDTNKLQSDLIDLLAARHQNVMVVGDDAQSIYAWRGANFQNILKFPDRYPGAKVYKIETNYRSTPEILQVANAAITANVQQFAKELAPARPAGPRPITVVCSDAAEQAAFVAQRVLELREEGGDLNRMAVLYRSHFHALELQLELTRRNIPFSITSGIRFFEQAHIKDATAYLKLAANPRDELSFKRLAQLLPGIGGRGAARLWQAFAAQTEGESRYPESESQRPKEIRSLRAVPKAEPSLPTVDASSLTQAAANPTQPASPSFLAKRLQICAAVVPKKAAAAWTQFVATIAQLEAAEVRRNASRMIGLVIEAGYEDYLKENYANYRSRLEDLEQLAVFARQFSTLEDFLTQLALLTNLEAEDEQPAAADDERLRLSTIHQAKGLEFDVVFVIMLCDGLFPSDRSLDTQEGEEEERRLMYVAITRARNELYLSYPLIRAGRGGSGDMLQEPSRFLDEIPKALVEEWNLRPFNPYVQ; from the coding sequence ATGTCACGCGAGTATGTGCTGCAACCGTTCCGGGCGCCGGTCCACTTGCAGATTGACTACGCGCGCGAACTAAACGCGCAACAGTACGCCGCGGTGACGGCGCCACCGGGACCCGCACTAGTGATCGCGGGAGCCGGTTCCGGCAAGACCCGGACACTGACCTACCGCGTGGCCTATCTGTTGGAGCAGGGGATTTCGCCCGAGCGCGTGCTGCTGCTGACTTTCACCAACAAGGCGGCCAAGGAAATGATGCGGCGGGTGGCGGACTTGCTGGGGCAGGAGCTGGCTTCGCTGTGGGGCGGGACCTTTCATTCGATAGGTAACCGCGTGCTGCGCCGGCACGCAGAGCTCCTGGGTTACCAGCGGGACTTCAGCATCATGGACCGCGAGGACGCCAAGCACCTGATCACCACTTGCGTGGCGGAGTCGGACGTGGATATCAAGGCGACCCGGTTCCCGAAGGCCGAAGTGTTGGGCGATATCTTCTCGCTGGCCGTCAATACACACCAAACTACCGCGGAGGTGCTGAGTCGCCATTACGGCTACTTCGAGCAGCTTGCGGCTCAGATTACGGGCATCCAGCAGCGTTACGCGGCGCGGAAGCGGGCCACCAACGCGATGGACTTCGACGACCTGCTGTCGCTCTGGCTTAGGCTCATGCAGGAGCAAGAGGAGGTGCGCGAACAGTACCAGCGCCGGTTCCAGTTCATCCTGGTGGACGAATACCAGGACACCAACAAGCTGCAAAGCGATCTGATCGACCTGCTGGCGGCGCGGCACCAGAATGTGATGGTGGTGGGGGATGACGCGCAAAGCATCTACGCCTGGCGCGGCGCCAATTTCCAGAACATCCTGAAGTTCCCGGATCGCTATCCGGGAGCAAAGGTCTACAAGATTGAGACCAACTACCGCAGCACGCCGGAGATATTGCAGGTGGCCAACGCGGCGATCACCGCCAACGTGCAACAGTTCGCCAAGGAACTCGCGCCGGCACGCCCGGCTGGACCGAGGCCGATAACGGTGGTATGCAGCGACGCGGCGGAACAGGCAGCATTCGTCGCGCAGCGTGTGCTGGAACTGCGCGAAGAAGGGGGAGACTTAAATAGGATGGCGGTGTTGTATCGCTCGCATTTCCACGCGCTGGAGCTGCAACTCGAACTGACCCGCCGCAACATCCCCTTCAGCATCACCAGCGGCATCCGCTTCTTCGAGCAGGCGCACATCAAGGATGCGACGGCTTACCTGAAGCTGGCGGCCAACCCGCGCGACGAGCTTTCATTCAAACGGCTGGCGCAGTTGTTGCCAGGCATCGGCGGCAGGGGCGCGGCCAGGCTGTGGCAGGCGTTTGCCGCACAGACGGAAGGGGAGTCGCGATATCCGGAATCAGAAAGCCAACGGCCAAAGGAAATCCGCAGCCTGCGAGCCGTTCCGAAAGCTGAACCCTCGCTCCCCACCGTTGACGCGTCCTCACTCACGCAAGCCGCAGCAAACCCCACACAACCCGCCTCGCCGTCTTTCCTTGCCAAGCGGCTGCAGATCTGTGCCGCCGTCGTGCCGAAGAAGGCGGCTGCGGCCTGGACGCAGTTTGTGGCAACCATCGCCCAATTGGAGGCGGCAGAAGTTCGCCGCAACGCCTCTCGGATGATCGGGTTGGTGATTGAGGCCGGTTATGAGGACTACCTCAAGGAGAACTATGCGAACTACCGCTCGCGGCTGGAAGACCTTGAGCAGTTGGCCGTCTTCGCGCGGCAATTCTCCACGCTGGAGGACTTTCTCACCCAGCTTGCGCTACTGACGAACCTTGAAGCGGAAGACGAACAACCGGCGGCAGCCGACGATGAACGGTTGCGGCTTTCGACGATTCACCAGGCCAAGGGGCTGGAGTTTGACGTGGTGTTCGTGATCATGCTCTGCGACGGGTTGTTCCCTTCCGATCGGTCCTTGGACACACAAGAGGGCGAAGAGGAAGAGCGCCGGCTGATGTATGTGGCCATCACCCGCGCACGAAACGAACTTTACCTGAGCTACCCGCTGATTCGCGCCGGCCGTGGCGGCAGCGGGGACATGCTCCAGGAGCCGTCCCGCTTCCTGGATGAAATCCCAAAGGCGCTCGTCGAGGAGTGGAATTTGCGGCCGTTCAACCCCTATGTCCAATGA